One genomic region from Antedon mediterranea chromosome 3, ecAntMedi1.1, whole genome shotgun sequence encodes:
- the LOC140044854 gene encoding lysozyme-like, translating into MIPMRKPVYLMLYAIILQNTFACIVNPRYPDPTIRPTDPVPTTVAETGGVPDNCMKCICQVESNCAIPNPVCKDDVGSLSCGPYQIKEAYYQDAQREGDNLGTDWKSCTKTFECSERCVQGYMARYAIERRIGHDPTCEDFARIHNGGPNGYNKESTKGYWKKVNKCLNN; encoded by the exons ATGATTCCAATGCGAAAGCCTGTTTACCTTATGTTATATGCCATAATTCTGCAAAACACATTTGCATGTATTGTAAATCCGCGGTATCCTGATCCAACCATTAGACCGACAGACCCGGTTCCAACAACCG TTGCAGAAACCGGCGGCGTTCCAGATAACTGTATGAAGTGTATTTGCCAAGTCGAGTCGAACTGTGCGATTCCCAATCCAGTTTGCAAGGATGACGTCGGCTCGTTGTCTTGTGGCCCTTACCAAATTAAAGAAGCTTATTATCAAGATGCTCAGCGGGAAGGAGATAACCTAGGCACAG acTGGAAAAGCTGCACAAAGACGTTTGAATGTAGTGAGCGATGCGTTCAAGGGTACATGGCTCGTTATGCAATTGAACGCCGTATTGGTCACGATCCTACATGCGAGGACTTTGCACGTATCCACAACGGAGGCCCTAACGGATATAATAAAGAAAGCACTAAAGGATACTGGAAGAAAGTCAATAAATGTCTTAATAATTAA
- the LOC140043556 gene encoding uncharacterized protein: MTSSRNAHVFLWAVPRSLSTAFTRSMESIDNVAIYYEPYGCADHYGPEGRLFSMDNSPAELEYTYDKVKASLEDKSLENKCVFVKDMGYAVHKRYDKIAKGYKHSFLIRHPIKSFLSYYNVMVSTGADDVDGDLSRWLPEGLGYQELWELYCYLENKNGKKPFVVNADDLLKNPKQVLQKYCEAVGFEYNDGLLSWDRKPSVEWNVAQSIWDIEPFYNWLSNSLTAGGFKKELSKPIPSIEELPKIVQEYVQISMPYYEKLNSCC; the protein is encoded by the coding sequence ATGACGTCATCAAGAAATGCGCACGTTTTTCTTTGGGCAGTTCCACGATCCCTGTCTACCGCTTTTACCAGAAGCATGGAAAGTATTGATAATGTGGCAATATATTATGAACCATACGGTTGCGCAGATCACTACGGTCCGGAAGGACGTCTTTTCTCAATGGATAATTCTCCTGCTGAATTGGAGTATACTTATGACAAAGTGAAGGCAAGTCTGGAAGATAAATCACTAGAGAATAAATGTGTCTTTGTAAAAGATATGGGTTACGCCGTTCATAAACGGTATGACAAAATTGCTAAAGGCTATAAACACTCATTTCTTATACGACATCCAATCAAATCATTCCTGTCTTATTACAATGTGATGGTATCTACCGGTGCAGATGACGTGGATGGCGACCTTTCTCGTTGGCTTCCAGAAGGCTTAGGCTATCAAGAGCTTTGGGAACTATACTGCTATCTTGAAAATAAAAACGGCAAGAAACCATTTGTTGTAAATGCAGACGATTTGCTTAAAAATCCCAAACAAGTTCTACAAAAATATTGTGAAGCCGTTGGGTTTGAGTATAACGATGGTTTACTAAGCTGGGATAGGAAGCCAAGTGTAGAGTGGAACGTGGCCCAGTCAATTTGGGATATAGAGCCTTTTTATAATTGGCTTTCCAACAGTTTAACAGCGGGTGGTTTTAAAAAAGAGCTATCAAAACCTATTCCCTCAATTGAGGAGTTACCCAAAATTGTACAAGAGTATGTTCAGATATCAATGCCATATTATGAAAAGCTTAATTCATGTTGTTAG
- the LOC140044022 gene encoding uncharacterized protein: MFRIKAQEQGDVDVSDLTVQSEVECSKLNAKTDHHNMNEFSIIAVKEYVSDIITYSVNIITNENAVRTIKNTVSDPYWPVIKELKTVLRLRGKVQEHGDGVNLVVMSKIKRALHHKNTPAVGLRSKKRQSKIARTRCVDTLFLPKTKLSNTETGAGTSMMTQNPMQTAFIDDSTTFTIDPNYVKEYVPNIIAYRVNVVTYSSTAMENSDAKDRIDKATDNQESADNVPQTRFFRRLFRELRQRFRNTRRHETATVAEHTDNSANDASNASNGSVEENDEDDIIASDTIDPVSTTKLHRFLSVFLCYKH; the protein is encoded by the exons ATGTTCCGTATAAAAGCACAGGAACAAGGCGACGTCGATGTTAGTGACTTGACAGTGCAGTCAGAGGTTGAATGTTCTAAGTTAAATGCAAAG ACTGATCATCACAATATGAATGAGTTCAGTATTATTGCTGTGAAGGAGTATGTCTCTGATATTATCACATACAGCGTTAATATCATCACCAACGAAAATGCCGTTCGAACCATAAAAAACACTGTCAGCGACCCATATTGGCCTGTTATTAAAGAACTAAAAACAGTACTTAGACTTCGTGGAAAGGTACAGGAACATGGAGACGGTGTCAATTTGGTAGTCATGTCAAAGATTAAGCGTGCTCTGCACCATAAGAACACACCTGCAGTCGGCCTGAGGTCAAAGAAAAGGCAGAGCAAAATTGCAAGAACCAGATGTGTGGACACCTTGTTTCTTCCTAAAACTAAACTTTCCAACACCGAAACAGGAGCCGGTACATCTATGATGACTCAGAACCCTATGCAG ACTGCATTCATCGATGACTCCACTACCTTCACGATTGACCCAAATTATGTCAAGGAGTACGTCCCCAACATCATCGCATACAGGGTCAATGTCGTTACTTATAGTAGTACCGCCATGGAAAACAGTGATGCAAAAGACCGCATTGACAAGGCAACTGATAACCAGGAATCTGCAGATAATGTACCACAAACAAGATTTTTTCGACGTCTCTTCCGTGAACTTCGACAACGCTTCCGTAACACCAGACGCCATGAAACTGCCACAGTGGCCGAGCATACAGATAACAGTGCAAATGATGCAAGTAATGCCAGCAATGGAAGTGTTGAAGAAAATGATGAAGATGACATAATTGCATCTGACACCATTGATCCTGTTTCCACTACTAAACTCCACAGGTTCCTCTCAGTGTTTTTATGCTACAAACACTAA
- the LOC140043555 gene encoding lysozyme-like, with protein MIPQLKPVYLMCCVIIMQSTSACNVTPDPDPDPIFTTVSIPTTVTEDCMKCICQVESNCAIPNPVCKNDVGSLSCGPYQIKENYYEDAQREGENLGPDWKSCTKTFECSERCVQGYMARYAIERRIGHDPKCEDFARIHNGGPNGYKKDSTKGYWQKVKKCLGN; from the exons ATGATTCCACAGCTGAAGCCTGTTTACCTTATGTGTTGTGTCATAATTATGCAAAGCACATCTGCTTGTAATGTAACTCCGGATCCGGATCCAGATCCAATCTTTACTACAGTGTCGATACCAACAACCG TTACAGAAGACTGTATGAAGTGTATTTGCCAAGTCGAGTCAAACTGTGCGATTCCCAATCCAGTTTGCAAGAATGACGTCGGCTCATTGTCTTGTGGCCCTTACCAAATTAAGGAAAATTATTATGAAGATGCTCAACGGGAAGGAGAGAACCTAGGCCCAg actGGAAAAGCTGCACAAAGACGTTTGAATGTAGTGAACGATGCGTTCAAGGGTACATGGCTCGTTATGCAATTGAACGCCGTATTGGTCACGATCCCAAATGCGAGGATTTTGCACGTATCCACAACGGAGGTCCTAACGGATATAAAAAAGACAGCACTAAAGGATACTGGCAGAAAGTTAAAAAATGTCTTGGAAATTAA